From the genome of Pantoea alfalfae, one region includes:
- the cysG gene encoding siroheme synthase CysG, translating to MDYFPLFCRLQGRRCLLVGAGDVAERKARLLLEAGAELWVGAREFSPTFQEWAQQKAITLLPGPFDPGWLTGCWLVVAATSDDAVNQQVAEAAETQQIFCNLVDAPQEASAIMPSIIDRSPLMVAVSSGGRAPVLARLLREKLEAVLPQHLGQLAQRAGGLRARVKKQFGSINARRHFWERYFNSERLAQTLANGDGERAEQITDALFSADLSQQGDVALVGAGPGDAGLLTLKGLQLIQQADVIVYDRLVSDEILNLVRRDAERIFVGKRAGHHCVPQDAINQLLCEQALRGKRVVRLKGGDPFIFGRGGEELEALAQLKIPFSVVPGITAASGCAAYSGIPLTHRDHAQSVRLVTGHLQKSGTLAWQMLAAEQQTLVFYMGLAQAGEIQQQLIKHGMRSDMPVALVENGTSTRQRVVTGRLDELEALAAQVISPSLMIIGSVVSLRDSLRWF from the coding sequence ATGGACTACTTCCCCTTGTTCTGCCGCCTGCAGGGCCGTCGCTGCCTGCTGGTCGGCGCGGGTGACGTGGCTGAGCGGAAAGCGCGCCTGCTGCTGGAGGCCGGTGCCGAGCTGTGGGTCGGTGCCCGTGAGTTCTCCCCCACCTTCCAGGAATGGGCGCAGCAGAAAGCCATCACGCTGCTGCCAGGGCCTTTCGATCCCGGGTGGCTCACCGGCTGCTGGCTGGTGGTCGCCGCCACCAGTGATGACGCGGTCAATCAGCAGGTGGCAGAAGCAGCCGAAACACAGCAGATCTTCTGCAATCTGGTGGACGCGCCGCAGGAGGCCAGCGCGATTATGCCGTCGATTATCGACCGCTCCCCACTGATGGTTGCCGTCTCTTCTGGCGGACGCGCGCCGGTGCTGGCGCGTCTGTTGCGGGAGAAGCTGGAGGCGGTACTGCCGCAGCATCTCGGCCAGCTGGCGCAGCGGGCCGGCGGCCTGCGTGCACGGGTGAAAAAGCAATTCGGCTCCATCAATGCCCGCCGTCACTTCTGGGAGCGCTACTTTAACAGCGAACGGCTGGCCCAGACGCTGGCTAACGGCGACGGTGAACGCGCGGAACAGATTACCGACGCGCTTTTTAGCGCAGACCTCTCGCAACAGGGTGACGTGGCGCTGGTGGGTGCCGGTCCGGGCGATGCCGGATTACTCACCCTCAAAGGTTTACAGCTGATCCAGCAGGCGGATGTCATCGTCTATGACCGGCTGGTTTCCGATGAGATCCTGAATCTGGTGCGCCGTGATGCCGAACGCATTTTTGTCGGGAAACGCGCCGGACATCACTGCGTACCGCAGGATGCGATCAACCAGCTGCTCTGCGAACAGGCGCTGCGCGGAAAACGGGTGGTGCGGCTGAAAGGCGGCGATCCCTTTATCTTTGGTCGCGGCGGTGAAGAGCTGGAAGCGCTGGCACAGCTGAAGATTCCGTTCAGCGTGGTGCCGGGGATCACCGCGGCATCGGGTTGTGCGGCCTACAGCGGTATTCCGCTGACCCACCGCGATCATGCACAGAGCGTCAGACTGGTTACCGGGCATCTGCAGAAATCCGGCACGCTCGCCTGGCAGATGCTGGCGGCAGAGCAGCAGACGCTGGTCTTTTATATGGGGCTGGCCCAGGCCGGAGAAATTCAGCAGCAGCTGATAAAACATGGAATGCGCAGTGATATGCCGGTAGCACTGGTGGAAAACGGCACCAGCACGCGTCAGCGCGTGGTCACCGGGAGACTGGACGAACTGGAAGCGTTAGCCGCTCAGGTGATCAGTCCCAGCCTGATGATTATCGGTAGCGTAGTGAGTCTGCGCGATAGCCTGCGCTGGTTCTGA
- the ppiA gene encoding peptidylprolyl isomerase A — protein MFKRTLTAAITLLALSTVSAQALAAKGDTHVLLTTSAGNIELELNNQKAPVSVKNFVDYVNNGFYNNTIFHRVIPGFMVQGGGFTTDMQQKQTNAPIKNEADNGLRNLRGTISMARTADKDSATSQFFLNVADNAFLDHGQRDFGYAVFGKIVKGQDVVEKISQVPTKDVGPYQNVPSKPVVILSAKVLP, from the coding sequence ATGTTTAAACGTACTTTAACAGCGGCCATCACCCTGTTAGCGCTCTCTACCGTTTCCGCCCAGGCGCTGGCCGCAAAAGGTGACACCCACGTTCTGCTCACCACCTCCGCCGGCAATATCGAACTCGAACTGAATAACCAGAAAGCGCCGGTTTCTGTGAAAAACTTCGTTGATTACGTCAACAACGGTTTTTACAACAACACTATTTTTCATCGCGTGATCCCGGGCTTTATGGTGCAGGGTGGTGGCTTCACCACGGATATGCAGCAGAAGCAGACCAACGCGCCAATTAAAAACGAAGCGGACAATGGACTGCGTAACCTGCGCGGTACCATCTCTATGGCGCGTACCGCCGATAAAGACAGTGCCACCAGCCAGTTCTTCCTCAACGTCGCGGATAATGCATTCCTCGACCACGGCCAGCGCGATTTTGGCTATGCCGTATTTGGTAAGATTGTGAAAGGTCAGGATGTGGTTGAAAAAATTTCTCAGGTTCCGACCAAAGATGTGGGTCCGTACCAGAATGTGCCGTCCAAACCGGTAGTTATCCTCTCCGCCAAAGTCCTGCCTTAA
- a CDS encoding putative adenosine monophosphate-protein transferase Fic, with protein sequence MDSNTAVTQDPYLWQHDNVLKNLPDIHDAAQLRKAELSFSAARAATLELGPRNPGLPYLRQIHRTLFQDVYSWAGELRTIDIWRDETPFCHFEYIEKEGNALMAALEEEKGLAELPRDAFIQRIAHYYCEINMLHPFRHGNGRAQRIFFEQLALHAGYLLSWEETDAESWKAANQAGVAGDLTPLEQVFAKVVSEAA encoded by the coding sequence ATGGACTCTAATACCGCAGTGACCCAGGATCCCTACCTGTGGCAGCACGACAACGTGCTGAAAAACCTGCCCGATATTCATGATGCCGCCCAACTGCGTAAGGCGGAGCTGAGCTTCAGTGCAGCGCGTGCCGCCACCCTGGAACTGGGACCGCGTAATCCCGGATTGCCTTACCTGCGCCAGATCCATCGCACGCTGTTCCAGGACGTTTACAGCTGGGCCGGCGAACTGCGCACCATCGATATCTGGCGAGATGAAACGCCGTTCTGCCATTTTGAATATATCGAAAAGGAAGGCAACGCGCTGATGGCTGCGCTGGAAGAGGAAAAAGGACTCGCTGAGTTGCCGCGCGACGCGTTTATTCAGCGCATCGCCCACTACTACTGCGAAATCAATATGCTGCATCCTTTCCGTCATGGAAATGGCCGGGCACAGCGGATTTTCTTTGAACAGCTGGCGCTGCATGCCGGTTATCTGCTGTCGTGGGAAGAGACGGACGCGGAGAGCTGGAAAGCTGCTAATCAGGCGGGTGTAGCCGGCGATCTGACGCCGCTGGAGCAGGTGTTTGCGAAAGTGGTGAGTGAGGCGGCTTAA
- the trpS gene encoding tryptophan--tRNA ligase, with protein MKPIVFSGAQPSGELTIGNYMGALRQWVQMQDDFHCIYCIVDLHAITVRQDPAALRKATLDTLALYLACGIDPQKSTIFVQSHVPEHTQLSWILNCYAYFGELSRMTQFKDKSARYEENINAGLFDYPVLMAADILLYQTNQVPVGEDQKQHLELSRDIAHRFNAIYGDIFRVPEPFIPKSGARVMSLLEPTKKMSKSDDNRNNVIGLLEDPKAVVKKIKRAVTDSEEPPVVRYDIKEKAGVSNLLDILSGVTGKTIAELEQEFEGKMYGHLKGAVADAVSGMLSELQERYHSFRNDEALLEQVMRDGAAKARAQAQETLKKVYEAVGFVAMP; from the coding sequence ATGAAACCCATCGTTTTCAGCGGCGCACAGCCGTCCGGCGAACTGACCATTGGCAACTATATGGGAGCGCTGCGTCAGTGGGTGCAGATGCAGGATGATTTCCACTGCATTTACTGCATTGTTGATCTGCACGCGATCACCGTGCGTCAGGATCCTGCTGCATTGCGTAAAGCGACGCTGGATACGCTGGCGCTCTATCTGGCCTGTGGTATCGACCCGCAAAAAAGCACCATCTTTGTTCAGTCGCATGTGCCAGAGCATACGCAGTTGAGCTGGATCCTGAACTGCTACGCCTATTTCGGCGAACTGAGCCGTATGACGCAGTTCAAGGACAAATCAGCGCGTTACGAAGAGAACATTAACGCCGGTCTGTTCGACTACCCGGTTCTGATGGCGGCTGACATTCTGCTCTATCAGACCAATCAGGTGCCGGTCGGTGAAGATCAGAAGCAGCATCTGGAGCTGAGCCGCGATATCGCACATCGCTTCAATGCGATCTATGGCGATATCTTCAGGGTACCAGAGCCGTTCATTCCGAAGTCTGGCGCGCGCGTGATGTCGCTGCTGGAGCCGACCAAAAAAATGTCCAAGTCTGACGACAACCGCAACAACGTTATCGGCCTGCTGGAAGATCCAAAAGCGGTCGTGAAGAAGATCAAACGCGCCGTTACTGACTCTGAAGAGCCGCCAGTGGTGCGCTACGACATCAAAGAGAAAGCGGGCGTCTCTAACCTGCTGGATATTCTGTCGGGCGTGACCGGTAAAACCATCGCCGAGCTGGAGCAGGAGTTCGAAGGCAAGATGTATGGCCACCTGAAAGGCGCAGTAGCCGATGCGGTGTCAGGCATGCTTTCTGAGCTGCAGGAGCGTTATCACAGCTTCCGCAACGATGAAGCACTGCTGGAGCAGGTGATGCGTGATGGTGCGGCTAAAGCACGCGCACAGGCGCAGGAAACGCTGAAGAAGGTTTATGAAGCGGTAGGCTTTGTCGCGATGCCGTAA
- a CDS encoding YhfG family protein encodes MANKLTEKQKVTLWQQRRSASYQASCRLEGFSSNETSVNSDDAAARLASLRRQYGL; translated from the coding sequence ATGGCGAACAAACTCACCGAAAAACAGAAGGTCACTCTGTGGCAACAGCGGCGTAGCGCCAGCTATCAGGCCAGCTGTCGGCTGGAAGGCTTCTCATCGAATGAAACCAGCGTAAACAGCGATGATGCAGCCGCGCGTCTGGCGTCACTGAGGAGGCAATATGGACTCTAA
- the nirB gene encoding nitrite reductase large subunit NirB yields the protein MSKHNVVVIGNGMVGHRFIEELLEKAEPDQFSLTVFCEEPRVAYDRVHLSAYFSHHTAEELSLVREGYYDKHQVNLLLGERAITINRDEKLIHSSTGRAVHYDTLIFATGSYPWIPPINGAEGSDCFVYRTIEDLNAIEACSRRSKRGAVIGGGLLGLEAAGALKNLGIETHVIEFAPVLMAEQLDQQGGEQLRRKIEQMGVRVHTGKNTQQIVHHEHGGKTLQFADGSALEVDFIVFSTGIRPQDKLAKQCGLTLGPRGGIAIDDQCRTSDPAIYAIGECAAWQNRVYGLVAPGYKMAQVASDHLLGRDNAFTGADMSAKLKLLGVDVGGIGDARGTTPGARSVVWLDESKSVYKRLIISEDQKTLLGAVLVGDTSDYGNLLQLVLNGITLPDNPEALILPAGSGDKPAIGVDSLPDSAQICSCFDVSKGDIIKAVQGGCHTVAALKSSTRAGTGCGGCIPLITQVLNSELSRQGIEVNNHLCAHFAWSRQELYHLIQVEEIKTFDELLVRYGQGYGCEICKPAVGSLLASCWNEYVLKPHHAPLQDSNDLYLGNIQKDGTYSVIPRSPGGEITPHGLKVIGEIAERYQLYTKITGSQRIGLFGAQKDDLPAIWSQLIEAGFETGQAYAKALRMAKTCVGSAWCRYGVGDSLGFGVMLENRYKGIRTPHKMKFGVSGCTRECAEAQGKDVGIIATEKGWNLYVCGNGGMKPRHGDLLAADLDQQTLISYLDRFMMFYIRTADRLQRTSLWLESLEGGIDYLRSVIVDDKLGLNSQMEQQLAALRASVCCEWQATLEDENQLTRFAHFINSPQRDPAVQRVAERDQHRPARPEERIAVTLIEETES from the coding sequence ATGAGCAAGCACAATGTCGTCGTTATCGGTAACGGCATGGTCGGCCACCGCTTCATAGAAGAGTTACTTGAGAAAGCGGAACCCGACCAGTTTTCGCTGACCGTCTTTTGTGAAGAACCCCGCGTCGCCTACGACCGTGTCCATCTGTCCGCTTACTTCTCCCATCACACCGCCGAAGAGCTGTCGCTGGTTCGTGAAGGCTATTACGACAAACATCAGGTCAATCTGCTGCTGGGTGAGCGCGCTATCACCATTAACCGTGATGAAAAGCTCATCCACTCCAGCACCGGTCGCGCGGTTCACTACGACACGCTGATTTTTGCCACCGGCTCTTATCCATGGATCCCGCCGATTAACGGTGCCGAAGGTAGCGACTGCTTTGTCTACCGCACCATCGAAGATCTCAATGCCATTGAAGCCTGCTCACGCCGCAGCAAACGCGGTGCGGTGATTGGCGGCGGTCTGCTGGGACTGGAAGCGGCGGGCGCACTGAAAAATCTGGGTATTGAAACTCACGTTATTGAATTTGCGCCGGTGCTGATGGCAGAACAGCTCGATCAGCAAGGCGGGGAACAGTTGCGTCGTAAGATTGAGCAGATGGGCGTGCGGGTCCACACCGGCAAAAACACCCAACAGATTGTGCATCACGAGCACGGCGGCAAAACGCTGCAGTTCGCCGACGGCAGTGCGCTGGAGGTCGATTTCATTGTCTTCTCCACCGGCATTCGCCCGCAGGACAAACTGGCAAAACAGTGTGGATTAACCCTGGGTCCGCGTGGCGGCATCGCCATTGATGACCAGTGCCGCACCAGCGATCCCGCCATTTACGCCATCGGTGAGTGTGCCGCCTGGCAGAATCGCGTCTATGGCCTGGTGGCGCCGGGGTATAAAATGGCGCAGGTCGCCAGCGACCATCTGCTGGGCCGCGACAATGCGTTTACCGGTGCGGACATGAGCGCCAAACTCAAGCTGCTGGGTGTCGATGTCGGTGGCATTGGCGATGCGCGCGGTACCACGCCAGGTGCACGCAGTGTGGTCTGGCTGGATGAAAGCAAATCGGTCTACAAACGCCTGATTATCAGCGAAGATCAGAAAACTCTGCTGGGTGCGGTGCTGGTGGGCGACACCAGCGACTATGGCAACCTGCTGCAACTGGTGCTGAATGGTATTACGCTGCCGGATAACCCGGAAGCACTGATTCTGCCAGCGGGCAGCGGGGATAAACCGGCCATCGGCGTCGATTCCCTGCCTGACAGCGCGCAAATCTGCTCCTGCTTCGACGTCAGCAAAGGCGACATCATCAAAGCGGTTCAGGGTGGCTGTCACACCGTGGCCGCGCTGAAAAGCAGCACCCGAGCCGGTACGGGCTGCGGCGGCTGTATTCCCCTTATTACCCAGGTACTTAACAGCGAACTCAGCCGTCAGGGCATTGAGGTCAATAACCACCTTTGTGCCCACTTCGCCTGGTCACGCCAGGAGCTTTATCACCTGATTCAGGTGGAAGAGATCAAAACCTTTGATGAACTGCTGGTCCGCTATGGTCAGGGTTACGGCTGTGAAATATGCAAGCCTGCGGTGGGGTCTCTGCTCGCCTCCTGCTGGAACGAATACGTACTCAAGCCGCATCACGCGCCGTTGCAGGACAGCAACGACCTCTATCTGGGTAATATCCAGAAAGATGGCACCTATTCGGTGATCCCGCGCTCGCCCGGCGGTGAAATCACGCCGCACGGACTGAAGGTGATTGGCGAGATCGCCGAACGCTATCAGCTCTATACCAAAATCACCGGCTCGCAGCGCATCGGCTTGTTTGGCGCGCAGAAAGACGATCTGCCCGCTATCTGGTCACAGCTGATCGAGGCCGGATTTGAAACCGGTCAGGCCTACGCTAAAGCGCTGCGTATGGCGAAAACCTGCGTCGGCAGCGCCTGGTGCCGTTACGGCGTGGGCGACAGCCTCGGCTTCGGCGTAATGCTGGAGAACCGCTATAAAGGCATCCGCACACCGCACAAAATGAAGTTTGGTGTCTCCGGTTGCACCCGTGAATGCGCAGAAGCCCAGGGCAAAGATGTCGGCATTATCGCTACCGAAAAAGGCTGGAATCTCTACGTCTGCGGCAACGGCGGCATGAAACCGCGTCATGGCGATCTGCTGGCGGCCGATCTCGATCAGCAGACGCTGATCAGCTATCTCGACCGCTTCATGATGTTCTATATCCGCACCGCCGACCGTTTGCAGCGCACCTCGCTATGGCTGGAGAGTCTGGAGGGTGGCATCGACTATCTGCGTAGCGTGATCGTGGATGACAAACTCGGCCTTAACAGCCAGATGGAACAGCAGCTCGCCGCGCTGCGCGCCAGCGTTTGCTGTGAATGGCAGGCGACGCTGGAAGATGAGAACCAGCTGACGCGCTTTGCCCACTTTATCAACTCGCCGCAGCGCGATCCCGCTGTACAACGGGTAGCAGAGCGCGACCAGCATCGCCCGGCGCGCCCCGAAGAACGCATTGCCGTGACACTGATTGAGGAGACCGAATCATGA
- a CDS encoding cytosine deaminase: MLSPKWINNVRLPWREGLWQIEIADGKIARISAQPQQPSPVGQSLDGEGGLACAPFIEPHIHLDTTQTAGEPAWNQSGTLFEGIERWAERKALLSHEDVKQRALQTLKWQIANGIQFVRTHVDVSDPSLTALKAMLELKAEMAPWITIQIVAFPQEGILSYPNGEALLEEALRLGADVVGAIPHYEFTREYGVESLHKTFALADRYDRLIDVHCDEIDDEQSRFVETVAALAHRDGNGARLTASHTTAMHSYNGAYASRLFRLLKLSGINFVANPLVNIHLQGRFDTYPRRRGITRVKEMLEAEINVCFGHDDVFDPWYPLGTANMLQVLHMGLHVCQLMGYEQIDAGLDLITHNSAKTMQLAGYGIQSGNEASLIILPAESGFDAVRRQVPVRYSLRRGVVVAETKPAESEIYWRERERVNFRR, encoded by the coding sequence ATGCTGTCACCCAAGTGGATCAATAATGTGCGTTTGCCCTGGCGGGAAGGGTTGTGGCAAATCGAAATCGCCGACGGAAAAATTGCCCGCATCTCAGCCCAGCCGCAGCAGCCTTCTCCGGTGGGACAATCGCTGGATGGCGAGGGCGGCTTAGCCTGCGCGCCCTTTATTGAGCCGCATATTCATCTGGATACCACCCAGACGGCGGGTGAACCGGCATGGAATCAGTCTGGCACGCTGTTTGAGGGGATTGAACGCTGGGCTGAGCGCAAGGCGCTGCTCAGCCACGAAGATGTGAAACAGCGGGCGTTGCAGACGCTGAAGTGGCAGATCGCCAACGGCATTCAGTTTGTGCGCACTCATGTTGACGTGTCAGACCCCTCACTGACGGCGCTGAAAGCGATGCTGGAGCTGAAAGCGGAGATGGCGCCCTGGATCACGATTCAGATAGTGGCGTTTCCCCAGGAGGGCATTCTCTCCTATCCCAACGGCGAAGCATTGCTGGAAGAAGCCTTGCGGCTGGGCGCGGATGTCGTCGGCGCCATTCCGCACTACGAATTCACCCGCGAATATGGCGTCGAGTCGCTGCATAAAACTTTTGCGCTGGCTGACCGCTATGACCGGCTGATCGATGTTCACTGCGATGAGATCGATGATGAACAGTCGCGCTTTGTGGAAACCGTGGCGGCGCTGGCCCATCGCGACGGCAACGGCGCACGCCTGACGGCCAGTCATACCACCGCGATGCACTCTTACAATGGCGCGTACGCCTCACGACTTTTCCGGCTGCTGAAGCTGTCGGGCATTAACTTTGTCGCCAATCCGCTGGTCAATATTCACCTGCAGGGCCGCTTCGATACCTATCCCAGGCGGCGCGGCATTACGCGGGTAAAAGAGATGCTGGAGGCCGAGATTAACGTCTGCTTCGGCCACGACGATGTGTTTGATCCCTGGTATCCGCTGGGGACCGCCAACATGCTGCAGGTGCTGCATATGGGATTACATGTCTGTCAGCTGATGGGCTATGAGCAGATTGATGCCGGTCTGGATCTGATTACGCACAACAGTGCGAAGACGATGCAGCTTGCAGGCTATGGCATTCAGAGCGGCAACGAGGCCAGTCTGATTATACTGCCAGCAGAGAGCGGTTTTGATGCGGTAAGAAGGCAGGTCCCGGTGCGCTATTCACTGCGTCGCGGTGTGGTCGTGGCGGAGACGAAGCCTGCAGAAAGCGAGATTTACTGGCGGGAACGGGAGCGCGTAAACTTCCGGCGTTAA
- the tsgA gene encoding MFS transporter TsgA produces MTNRNRIGLTWISFFSYALTGALVIVTGMVMGDIAKDFQIPISSMSNTFTFLNSGILAAVFLNAWLMVIVPLKRQLIFGFVLMVLAIIGLMTSRDLTIFSLCMFVLGVVSGITMSIGTFLITHLYEGRQRGSRLLFTDSFFSMAGTLFPVLAGILLARQLPWYWVYVCIGVIYVAIFVMTLFVEFPVLRKPENSPTVEKEKWGVGVLLLAVAALCYILGQLGFISWVPEYATKVMGMNINDAGQLVGSFWTAYMVGMWAFSFLLRFFDLQRILMVLAGLATVLMYWFVSSNDASMLKWIIMILGFSSSAIYTTIITLGSLQTRVASPKLVNFILTCGTVGTMLTFVVTAPIVEKSGVHTALATANALYAVVFVMCALLGFVSRHRTHGHVTH; encoded by the coding sequence ATGACAAACCGTAATCGTATTGGCCTTACCTGGATAAGCTTCTTCTCCTACGCGCTGACCGGCGCGCTGGTGATCGTTACCGGCATGGTAATGGGCGATATCGCAAAAGATTTCCAGATCCCCATCTCCAGCATGAGTAATACCTTCACCTTCCTCAACAGCGGCATCCTGGCGGCGGTTTTCCTGAACGCCTGGCTGATGGTGATTGTGCCACTGAAGCGCCAGCTGATTTTCGGCTTCGTCCTGATGGTGCTGGCGATAATCGGGCTGATGACCAGCCGCGATCTCACCATCTTCTCGCTCTGTATGTTTGTGCTGGGTGTGGTCAGCGGCATCACCATGTCGATCGGTACCTTCCTGATCACTCACCTGTATGAAGGCCGTCAGCGCGGTTCACGCCTGCTGTTTACCGACTCCTTCTTCAGCATGGCGGGCACGCTGTTTCCGGTGCTGGCAGGCATTCTGCTGGCGCGTCAGCTGCCGTGGTACTGGGTCTATGTCTGCATCGGCGTTATCTACGTCGCCATTTTCGTCATGACGCTGTTTGTGGAGTTCCCGGTACTGCGTAAGCCTGAAAACAGCCCGACGGTTGAGAAAGAGAAATGGGGTGTGGGCGTGCTGCTGCTGGCTGTCGCGGCACTCTGCTATATTCTGGGCCAGCTCGGCTTTATCTCCTGGGTGCCGGAATATGCCACCAAAGTCATGGGCATGAATATTAATGACGCCGGACAACTGGTGGGCAGCTTCTGGACGGCGTATATGGTGGGTATGTGGGCCTTCAGCTTCCTGCTGCGCTTCTTCGATCTGCAACGCATTCTGATGGTGCTGGCGGGTCTGGCGACCGTACTGATGTACTGGTTCGTCAGCAGCAACGATGCCAGCATGCTGAAATGGATCATCATGATTCTTGGCTTCAGCTCAAGTGCTATCTACACCACCATCATCACCCTGGGTTCATTGCAGACCAGAGTGGCGTCACCGAAGCTGGTGAACTTCATTCTGACCTGCGGCACCGTCGGCACCATGCTGACCTTTGTGGTCACGGCGCCTATCGTTGAGAAAAGTGGTGTGCATACCGCACTGGCGACGGCGAACGCGCTCTACGCCGTGGTATTTGTAATGTGTGCCCTGCTCGGCTTTGTCAGCCGTCATCGTACTCACGGTCACGTCACGCATTAA
- a CDS encoding aminodeoxychorismate/anthranilate synthase component II: MLLLIDNYDSFTWNLYQYFCELGAQVQVVRNDAITLEQMAALPLTHLVISPGPCTPSESGISLAAIRHFAGNVPVLGVCLGHQAIAQAYGAQVVRARQVMHGKTSAIQHTGQGVFRNLNNPLTVTRYHSLIVQRDSLPDAFEVTAWTVRDGEPDEIMGFRHKTLALEGVQFHPESILSEQGHHLLRNFLTQ, encoded by the coding sequence ATGCTGCTGCTTATCGACAATTACGACTCCTTTACCTGGAATCTTTATCAATATTTCTGCGAGCTGGGCGCGCAGGTTCAGGTGGTGCGCAATGATGCCATCACCCTGGAGCAGATGGCAGCGTTACCGCTGACCCATCTGGTGATCTCTCCTGGCCCCTGCACGCCGTCAGAGTCGGGCATCTCGCTGGCGGCGATTCGGCATTTCGCCGGTAACGTGCCGGTGCTGGGTGTCTGCCTGGGCCATCAGGCGATCGCGCAGGCCTATGGCGCGCAGGTCGTGCGAGCCCGTCAGGTGATGCACGGCAAAACCTCCGCGATTCAGCACACCGGCCAGGGCGTGTTCCGCAATCTCAATAATCCCCTTACCGTGACCCGTTATCACTCGCTGATTGTGCAGCGCGACTCTCTGCCCGACGCATTCGAGGTAACGGCCTGGACGGTACGTGACGGCGAGCCTGACGAAATTATGGGGTTTCGCCATAAAACCCTGGCGCTGGAAGGCGTGCAGTTCCATCCCGAAAGCATTCTCAGCGAGCAGGGACATCATCTGCTGCGCAATTTCCTTACGCAATAA
- the nirD gene encoding nitrite reductase small subunit NirD: MSQWNPVCPLTQILPATGVCALVKGQQVAIFRPRNDEQLYAISNIDPFADASVLSRGIIAEHQDALWVASPLKKQHFRLSDGYCMEDETRSVAAWPVRVNAGQVEVCL, encoded by the coding sequence ATGAGCCAGTGGAATCCGGTGTGCCCGCTGACGCAGATCCTGCCCGCCACGGGCGTCTGCGCGCTGGTCAAAGGTCAGCAGGTGGCTATCTTCCGTCCACGCAACGATGAGCAGCTTTATGCCATCAGCAATATCGATCCGTTTGCCGATGCCAGCGTGCTGTCACGCGGCATTATTGCCGAACATCAGGATGCGCTCTGGGTGGCCAGCCCGCTGAAGAAACAGCATTTCCGCCTCAGCGATGGCTACTGCATGGAGGACGAAACGCGCTCCGTGGCGGCATGGCCGGTGCGGGTCAATGCCGGACAGGTTGAAGTCTGCCTGTAA